The Lacrimispora xylanolytica genome has a segment encoding these proteins:
- a CDS encoding TIGR03943 family putative permease subunit → MRLRGKGLNLEALTESASYLIFGALLVRLTISGTYLNYVTPRMKPYLYGLSFLMFFWAAVSVRNLFRPRYKSRIKRCMVLILPILLLAVPPSSPAAGAMVKGGAGIPRSSPVETTQDTTQASDEYAYYGQDTLEKPEDTLEEEQNYESQEAQPDTQAKTPPPGLNGLNNETKTITISDEDFSPWITELSNHPEAYDGYTVTLKGFVYLDLEDKKENEFAVVRLSMWCCSADLAPMGLVAVSNGKLPWGENSWITVTGKLAVKDGYATLEAEKIEAAEKPSEEYVYPYY, encoded by the coding sequence ATGAGATTACGTGGAAAAGGTCTCAATCTGGAAGCCCTTACGGAAAGCGCCTCCTATCTGATATTTGGTGCTTTGCTGGTTCGTCTGACCATAAGTGGAACCTATTTAAACTATGTAACTCCCAGAATGAAACCGTATTTATATGGGCTTTCTTTCCTTATGTTCTTTTGGGCGGCCGTAAGTGTCAGGAATTTATTTCGCCCCAGATATAAAAGCAGAATCAAGCGCTGCATGGTACTGATTCTCCCCATTCTGCTTCTGGCAGTTCCGCCTTCTTCTCCGGCAGCAGGGGCCATGGTAAAGGGAGGAGCCGGGATTCCAAGGAGTTCGCCAGTGGAAACGACACAGGATACCACACAGGCTTCTGATGAGTATGCTTATTACGGTCAGGATACGTTAGAAAAGCCAGAGGATACCTTGGAAGAGGAGCAAAATTACGAAAGTCAGGAAGCTCAGCCTGATACTCAGGCAAAGACTCCACCTCCTGGTTTAAATGGTCTGAATAACGAAACAAAGACCATTACCATATCGGATGAGGATTTCAGTCCGTGGATTACGGAGTTAAGCAACCATCCGGAAGCTTACGACGGCTATACCGTCACGCTAAAAGGGTTTGTATACCTTGATCTGGAAGATAAAAAGGAAAATGAATTTGCCGTGGTCCGATTGTCCATGTGGTGCTGCTCTGCGGACTTAGCGCCAATGGGGCTTGTTGCGGTATCTAATGGCAAACTGCCATGGGGGGAAAATAGCTGGATTACAGTGACCGGGAAACTTGCAGTAAAGGATGGATATGCAACTTTAGAAGCGGAAAAAATAGAAGCAGCAGAAAAGCCTTCAGAGGAATACGTTTATCCTTACTATTAA
- a CDS encoding permease produces MITPVWVVTGLLDSGKTTIINRLANEELKEQDILVIQFENGDVPLMESEHIRSLSYKKSQLEEVPHEICEEICTELAEHSVDLVLIEWNGMEHFHTFEQMFLQFRLKPVISIEKVIYAADETSLDQRLADSGSISMSQVAASDCVYVSAGKTKRLSFGAELPVFSEDNWEGFMRKLFRYDLKPQIWILSVTAAAILYLLLRPVMGPVRFSLDVFLTVFLGVFLQAVPFLAIGVILSSAIQVFVSPDWIQRRFPKRILPAQIFAIFAGFCLPVCDCASIPVFKSLVKKGVPMSAAITFMLVSPVINPVVILSTWYAFNGNLAIIGARCGLGILCAVICGLTYLVFPPKRVYTDKMFGGRADEWEDYSGSRFLQMVRHAQNEFFSVGKYLLTGIFISALFQQFKPDMARAGAGIGLLGSILFLMVMAFVLSLCSSSDAVVARSMASSFPMGGILGFLVFGPMMDIKNVAMLLSGFGKTFIIRLMVTVFVVCFIGVYLFSYFYSGGLRL; encoded by the coding sequence ATGATAACTCCTGTATGGGTGGTTACCGGATTATTGGATTCCGGTAAAACCACAATTATCAACCGCCTGGCAAATGAGGAGCTTAAGGAGCAGGATATTCTGGTCATTCAGTTTGAAAACGGGGATGTCCCGTTAATGGAGTCAGAGCATATCCGGAGTCTAAGCTATAAAAAGAGCCAGCTTGAGGAGGTTCCTCATGAAATCTGTGAGGAGATATGCACCGAACTAGCCGAGCATTCGGTTGATCTGGTTTTAATAGAATGGAACGGTATGGAGCATTTCCATACCTTTGAGCAAATGTTTCTCCAGTTTCGTCTTAAGCCAGTTATCAGCATAGAAAAAGTAATTTATGCGGCAGACGAGACCTCACTGGATCAAAGATTAGCTGATTCAGGGTCCATTTCCATGTCTCAGGTGGCAGCAAGCGACTGTGTCTATGTATCAGCAGGCAAAACAAAGCGCTTAAGCTTTGGGGCAGAGCTGCCGGTTTTTTCAGAGGATAACTGGGAAGGGTTTATGAGAAAGCTGTTTCGCTATGATTTAAAGCCTCAGATATGGATTTTATCTGTAACAGCGGCGGCAATTTTATACCTGCTCCTAAGGCCGGTAATGGGACCTGTCCGTTTCTCTCTGGACGTCTTTCTTACCGTATTTTTAGGGGTATTTTTACAGGCAGTGCCGTTTTTGGCTATTGGTGTTATTCTATCCTCTGCAATTCAGGTGTTTGTAAGCCCTGACTGGATTCAGAGAAGGTTTCCAAAAAGGATCCTTCCGGCCCAGATCTTTGCAATCTTTGCAGGCTTTTGTCTTCCGGTGTGTGATTGTGCCTCCATACCTGTATTTAAAAGTCTGGTAAAAAAAGGAGTGCCCATGTCTGCTGCCATTACCTTTATGCTGGTATCACCAGTAATCAATCCGGTGGTCATTCTTTCTACCTGGTATGCATTTAATGGGAACTTAGCCATCATTGGGGCCAGATGCGGCCTTGGAATCCTTTGTGCCGTTATCTGCGGCCTGACCTATCTTGTCTTTCCTCCAAAGAGAGTCTATACAGACAAAATGTTTGGAGGCAGAGCCGATGAATGGGAGGACTACTCTGGCTCCCGGTTTTTACAAATGGTGCGTCATGCCCAGAATGAATTTTTCAGTGTGGGGAAATATCTTCTTACAGGTATCTTTATCTCAGCACTGTTTCAGCAGTTTAAGCCAGACATGGCCAGAGCAGGAGCCGGAATAGGGCTTTTAGGCTCCATTTTATTTTTAATGGTCATGGCCTTTGTTTTATCCCTTTGTTCTTCCTCCGATGCGGTTGTGGCAAGATCCATGGCTTCCTCATTTCCAATGGGGGGAATCCTGGGATTTCTGGTGTTTGGTCCGATGATGGATATTAAGAACGTTGCCATGCTGCTTTCCGGTTTTGGAAAAACCTTTATCATAAGGCTGATGGTAACTGTATTTGTTGTTTGTTTTATCGGCGTGTATCTGTTTTCTTATTTTTATAGTGGAGGGCTGAGACTATGA
- a CDS encoding CobW family GTP-binding protein, with protein sequence MTDLYIISGFLGAGKTTLIQTMASSVFQGQKIVVIENDFGEAGIDASFLTSCEITVTSMNSGCICCSMSGDFYKAIGQIVKEYQPDVILVEPSGVGKLSDIVKACLKQKELVEIKRCITVVDIRRFDKYKENYGEFFVDQIRYGDLILISHLEGNSGEIEETLDKIRECNQEARIEADFWDSIPAEVFRTGERVEAVKELYEESLKTPKISHLLSAVSSPFRFAREVFSSVTLECNDSLTKEELKLKLEHVIQYADGMILRGKGIVSCNEGKFLFHYIPGKFQLESSQAEGNKICFIGTGIKKEQIKSLFEGKL encoded by the coding sequence ATGACAGATCTTTATATCATATCTGGCTTTTTGGGAGCAGGAAAGACAACGTTGATACAGACAATGGCTTCTTCTGTTTTCCAGGGTCAGAAAATTGTGGTCATTGAAAATGATTTTGGTGAAGCTGGCATTGACGCCAGCTTTTTAACAAGCTGTGAGATTACGGTCACCAGTATGAATTCAGGCTGTATCTGCTGCAGTATGTCAGGAGATTTTTATAAAGCCATAGGACAGATTGTAAAGGAATACCAGCCGGATGTTATTCTGGTTGAACCATCTGGAGTTGGCAAGCTTTCGGATATAGTGAAGGCATGCTTAAAGCAGAAGGAGCTTGTGGAGATAAAACGCTGTATCACCGTAGTAGACATCAGAAGATTTGATAAGTATAAGGAAAATTACGGAGAATTTTTTGTGGATCAGATTCGTTACGGGGATTTGATTCTAATCAGCCATTTAGAGGGCAATTCCGGGGAGATCGAAGAGACCTTGGATAAAATAAGAGAATGCAACCAGGAGGCAAGGATCGAGGCTGATTTCTGGGACAGCATTCCAGCAGAGGTATTCCGGACTGGAGAGAGGGTAGAAGCAGTGAAGGAGCTTTATGAAGAGTCTTTAAAGACTCCAAAGATATCCCATTTACTGAGTGCAGTTTCCTCCCCGTTTCGTTTTGCCAGAGAGGTGTTTTCTTCTGTTACGTTAGAATGTAATGACAGCCTTACAAAAGAGGAACTGAAGCTCAAACTGGAGCATGTGATTCAATATGCAGACGGCATGATTCTCCGGGGAAAAGGAATTGTAAGCTGTAACGAGGGGAAATTCTTATTCCACTACATACCGGGAAAGTTTCAACTGGAATCCAGTCAGGCGGAGGGGAATAAAATCTGCTTTATCGGGACAGGGATTAAAAAAGAACAAATAAAATCGTTATTTGAAGGGAAACTATAA
- a CDS encoding metal ABC transporter permease, translated as MEIFSYGFMQRAFLVGILLATVIPCIGVVIVLKRLSMIGDALSHTSLAGVAAGLILGVNPVATAAAACMIAAFGIEAIRRKLPRYSEMSIAIMMSAGIGLAGVLSGFVKNSANFNSFLFGSIVAISDMEMFLVIGVSMVVLLVFLLLYKELFYIALDERSARLAGVPVKQVNFIFTILTAATVSVAARTVGALIVSSMMVIPVACAMQFGKNYKQTVIYAVSFDVAFMIAGLFFAYYFGLKPGGTIVLVGVISLLFMFAGKKVFGGKG; from the coding sequence ATGGAGATATTTAGTTACGGATTTATGCAGCGGGCATTCCTTGTGGGAATTTTGCTTGCTACCGTAATTCCTTGCATCGGTGTCGTGATTGTACTAAAACGATTGTCCATGATTGGAGACGCCCTTTCCCATACCTCTCTTGCCGGAGTAGCAGCAGGTCTGATTCTTGGAGTAAATCCTGTAGCCACCGCAGCAGCAGCCTGTATGATAGCAGCCTTTGGAATCGAGGCAATTCGCAGAAAGCTGCCTCGCTATTCAGAGATGTCCATTGCCATTATGATGTCTGCTGGAATCGGGCTTGCGGGAGTTTTGTCTGGATTTGTTAAAAATTCTGCAAACTTTAACAGCTTTTTGTTTGGCAGTATTGTAGCAATCAGTGATATGGAAATGTTTCTTGTTATAGGTGTTTCCATGGTGGTTCTTCTCGTATTTCTGCTTTTATATAAGGAGCTTTTTTATATTGCCCTGGATGAACGAAGCGCAAGGCTGGCGGGGGTGCCGGTAAAGCAGGTGAATTTTATCTTTACCATACTGACTGCGGCTACGGTTTCCGTTGCGGCAAGGACCGTAGGAGCACTGATCGTGTCTTCCATGATGGTGATTCCTGTGGCATGTGCCATGCAGTTTGGGAAAAATTATAAGCAGACGGTTATCTATGCAGTCAGCTTTGACGTGGCTTTTATGATCGCGGGGCTGTTTTTTGCCTATTATTTTGGATTGAAGCCAGGAGGAACCATTGTTCTGGTGGGAGTTATTTCCCTTTTATTTATGTTCGCTGGAAAGAAGGTATTCGGCGGAAAGGGGTAA
- a CDS encoding metal ABC transporter ATP-binding protein, whose translation MNAIEIKGLTFSYGNTPVLKGADLSVPKGRFAALIGANGAGKSTLIKMLLGELPLTGENGSIELMDQELKQFDGWSQVGYVPQNGMAGYKDFPASVEEIVKANLYSRIGLFRFGGKKEKELVHQALCQVGMEPFEKRLIGKLSGGQQQRVLLARALVNQPKLLILDEPTSGVDKENTEEFYRLIKKFNREDGVTVFMVTHDRNCLSELADDVWHLHNGTMIRVNFERKGECDGDI comes from the coding sequence GTGAACGCGATTGAAATAAAAGGCTTGACCTTTTCCTATGGAAATACACCGGTATTAAAAGGAGCAGATTTATCTGTTCCCAAGGGCCGGTTTGCAGCTTTGATAGGAGCCAATGGAGCCGGAAAAAGCACACTGATTAAAATGCTGTTAGGTGAACTGCCCTTAACCGGGGAAAATGGCTCCATAGAACTTATGGACCAGGAGCTGAAACAGTTTGACGGCTGGAGCCAGGTAGGCTATGTTCCCCAGAATGGAATGGCGGGTTATAAGGATTTCCCGGCATCAGTGGAGGAAATTGTTAAGGCAAATTTATATTCCCGAATCGGATTATTCCGCTTTGGCGGAAAAAAGGAAAAGGAACTGGTGCATCAGGCATTATGTCAGGTAGGAATGGAGCCTTTTGAAAAGCGGCTCATCGGAAAGCTTTCCGGGGGCCAGCAGCAGAGGGTCCTCCTTGCCCGCGCCCTGGTAAACCAGCCAAAGCTATTAATTCTTGATGAGCCGACCTCTGGAGTGGATAAGGAAAACACGGAGGAGTTTTACCGTCTCATTAAGAAATTCAATCGCGAAGATGGGGTGACTGTTTTTATGGTCACCCATGACAGAAACTGTTTATCAGAGCTTGCAGACGATGTCTGGCATCTTCATAATGGTACGATGATACGGGTCAACTTTGAGAGGAAGGGTGAATGCGATGGAGATATTTAG
- a CDS encoding metal ABC transporter substrate-binding protein: MAVAALSFSVILTGCAAKKEAAGDKISVMTSFYPVYDFTLKVGGDKVNVKNMVPAGTEPHEWEPGTRDIASLEESNVFIYSGAGMEHWTEDVLKSLSNKSLIVVEASSGITLKEGHEEEGDHKEEENEHDHGEFDPHVWLDPKNAKKEMENIKDGLVKADPENKDYYEANYKTYAEKFDQLDQSFQETLSPLSNKSIVVSHEAYGYLCSAYGLTQVGIEGLTPDSEPDPARMAEVIDYVRDNQVKTIFFEELVSPKVAEAIAKETGAKTEVLSPVEGLSDKELKAGEDYFSVMEKNLAALKEALE; this comes from the coding sequence ATGGCTGTAGCCGCCCTTTCTTTTAGTGTGATACTTACTGGATGTGCTGCAAAAAAGGAAGCTGCGGGAGATAAAATAAGCGTAATGACAAGCTTTTACCCGGTTTATGATTTTACCTTAAAAGTAGGCGGGGATAAAGTAAATGTAAAAAACATGGTTCCTGCAGGCACAGAGCCACATGAGTGGGAACCGGGTACCCGTGATATAGCGAGTCTGGAAGAATCCAATGTATTTATTTATAGTGGTGCTGGTATGGAGCATTGGACGGAAGATGTTTTAAAAAGTCTTAGTAATAAAAGCCTTATTGTCGTGGAGGCTTCTAGTGGGATTACATTAAAGGAAGGCCACGAGGAAGAAGGGGACCATAAAGAAGAGGAGAATGAACATGATCATGGAGAATTCGATCCCCACGTATGGCTTGATCCGAAAAATGCGAAAAAGGAAATGGAAAACATCAAAGATGGACTCGTAAAAGCGGATCCGGAGAACAAGGATTATTACGAAGCCAACTATAAGACATATGCAGAGAAATTTGATCAGCTGGATCAATCCTTTCAGGAGACCTTGTCACCTCTTTCCAACAAATCCATCGTGGTTTCCCATGAAGCTTACGGGTATTTATGTTCTGCCTATGGTCTTACCCAGGTGGGAATTGAAGGACTGACACCGGATTCAGAGCCGGATCCGGCCAGAATGGCTGAGGTTATTGACTATGTCCGGGATAATCAGGTTAAGACAATCTTTTTTGAGGAGCTGGTAAGTCCTAAGGTGGCGGAAGCCATTGCCAAAGAGACCGGGGCGAAGACAGAGGTACTTAGCCCGGTAGAGGGGCTTAGCGACAAAGAATTAAAGGCAGGAGAGGATTATTTTTCTGTTATGGAAAAAAACCTTGCTGCTTTAAAGGAAGCACTTGAATAA
- a CDS encoding AraC family transcriptional regulator — protein MKFFRNHRHNVSMLLAIFVTLTLLYSSFFVLTRFRHDCPGEGCIVCLEIKTCIRTLHLLSQALGSGVILTFAIIFVKNQLKAYESGILSPRLSLVGLKVRLNR, from the coding sequence ATGAAATTTTTCAGGAACCACAGGCATAATGTTTCTATGCTTCTTGCCATTTTCGTAACGCTGACTCTTCTATACTCATCCTTTTTCGTTCTAACCCGTTTTCGTCATGACTGCCCGGGCGAGGGCTGTATCGTATGTTTGGAGATAAAAACGTGTATCCGTACCCTCCACTTGCTTTCACAGGCATTGGGGAGCGGAGTCATTCTCACGTTTGCAATAATCTTTGTAAAGAATCAGCTGAAAGCATATGAGTCTGGAATATTAAGCCCCAGGCTTTCACTGGTTGGATTAAAGGTCCGTTTGAATCGTTGA
- a CDS encoding Fur family transcriptional regulator: protein MAERGRYRTKQQEIILNCLKKQKELFCTVEQFMEYLHRDGIHVGQTTVYRALERLTEDGVVVKIPSVDGSKAQFRYIGDEIYGNVGKLVCLKCGGIIPLECSRLDAFYEHIHEDHGFQLDQHHMVLYGYCSQCQ, encoded by the coding sequence ATGGCAGAGAGAGGAAGATACCGGACAAAACAGCAGGAGATTATTCTCAACTGTTTAAAAAAGCAAAAGGAGTTGTTCTGTACGGTGGAACAATTCATGGAATATCTTCACCGTGACGGGATCCATGTGGGACAAACAACGGTATATCGGGCATTGGAACGTCTTACGGAAGATGGAGTTGTAGTTAAGATTCCATCGGTAGACGGTTCCAAAGCACAATTTCGGTACATCGGTGACGAAATATATGGCAACGTAGGTAAGCTGGTATGCTTAAAATGCGGAGGAATCATTCCACTGGAATGCTCCAGACTGGACGCATTTTATGAGCATATCCACGAAGATCATGGCTTTCAGCTGGATCAGCACCATATGGTGTTATATGGTTATTGCAGCCAGTGTCAGTAA
- a CDS encoding aminotransferase class I/II-fold pyridoxal phosphate-dependent enzyme codes for MQAIILAAGMGRRLKKLTEHQPKCMVLVNQVPLIERMLKQLDHYHLDRIILVTGHEGETLKSFTASLSLHTPIIFIDNPVYQTTNNIYSLYLAKEHLLRDDTILLESDLIFEQEVLTQIVHNPYPNLALVAPFESWMDGTVVLLDQQDNITKFLTRKDFRFEDIHTYYKTVNIYKFSKSFSETHYVPFLEAYSKALGNNEYYEQVLKVISLLDDHDLKATRLENGFWYEIDDEQDLDIAESIFTDSQSRLSRISSRYGGFWRYPGLLDFCYLVNPYFPNSRLMGEIKASFEALCTSYPSGLEVNNLLAAKSLGLNRDHVLTGNGAAELIRPLLRSFQNGVGIIKPSFEEYGNCAKLPIPFTVTTPDFSYTVKDLMEFYKDKEMDALVLVNPENPTGNYIKKDDVISLLDFCAEKSTYLILDESFLDFSSAEDDPSLMNQDILDAYPNLILIKSISKSYGVPGLRLGILACSDPSVTGLVRKELPVWNINSLAEYFLQIFEKYQSDYKEALRKFKETRTLMYEELRSIRQLKLYPSEANFILCEITDGCSASQISELLLNRYNILVKDLSHKSGMEGREFIRIAIRTKEDNKRLADALKHILR; via the coding sequence ATGCAGGCTATCATTCTGGCCGCCGGAATGGGACGGCGTTTAAAAAAGCTGACGGAGCATCAGCCAAAATGTATGGTTTTAGTAAACCAGGTACCCTTAATCGAACGCATGTTAAAGCAACTGGATCACTATCACCTGGACCGAATTATCCTGGTGACTGGACATGAAGGTGAGACTTTAAAATCCTTTACTGCTTCTTTATCCCTTCACACCCCAATTATCTTTATAGATAATCCGGTATATCAGACCACCAATAACATATATTCCCTGTATCTGGCAAAGGAACACCTTCTTCGCGATGATACCATTTTACTGGAATCCGACCTGATTTTTGAACAGGAAGTCCTGACACAGATTGTACATAATCCCTATCCCAACCTGGCGCTGGTGGCTCCCTTTGAAAGCTGGATGGACGGAACCGTAGTTCTTTTGGATCAACAGGATAACATCACCAAGTTCTTAACAAGAAAAGATTTCCGGTTTGAAGACATTCATACCTATTATAAAACAGTCAATATTTATAAGTTCAGCAAAAGCTTTTCCGAGACTCATTACGTCCCATTTTTGGAAGCCTACAGCAAGGCACTGGGAAATAACGAATATTACGAGCAGGTACTAAAGGTCATTTCTTTACTGGACGATCATGACCTAAAAGCTACCCGCCTGGAAAATGGATTCTGGTATGAGATCGACGACGAGCAGGATCTGGACATTGCGGAATCTATCTTTACGGATTCCCAAAGCAGGCTCTCAAGGATTTCCAGCCGGTACGGTGGTTTCTGGCGATATCCAGGCCTTCTTGATTTTTGTTATCTGGTGAACCCATACTTTCCTAACAGCCGTCTCATGGGAGAAATAAAAGCCAGTTTTGAAGCCTTGTGCACAAGCTACCCTTCCGGTCTGGAGGTCAACAATCTTTTGGCTGCCAAGTCCCTGGGACTTAACAGAGATCATGTATTGACTGGTAATGGTGCCGCAGAGCTTATAAGGCCCCTCCTTCGTTCCTTTCAAAATGGGGTGGGCATCATAAAGCCTTCCTTTGAGGAGTACGGAAACTGTGCCAAGCTCCCCATTCCTTTTACGGTCACCACTCCTGATTTTTCCTATACCGTAAAGGATCTTATGGAATTTTACAAAGACAAGGAAATGGATGCCCTTGTACTGGTAAATCCGGAAAATCCTACGGGGAATTACATAAAAAAAGACGATGTTATTTCTCTCCTGGATTTCTGTGCAGAGAAAAGTACCTATTTAATTCTGGATGAATCCTTCCTGGACTTTTCTTCCGCGGAAGATGATCCCTCCTTAATGAATCAGGATATCCTGGATGCTTATCCAAATCTGATTCTGATTAAAAGCATTTCAAAATCCTATGGGGTACCCGGTCTGAGACTCGGAATCCTGGCCTGCAGCGATCCGTCTGTCACTGGTCTTGTAAGAAAGGAACTGCCTGTATGGAATATCAATTCCCTGGCGGAATATTTTTTACAGATTTTTGAAAAGTACCAGTCCGATTACAAGGAAGCTTTACGGAAGTTCAAGGAAACAAGGACTCTGATGTATGAGGAACTCCGTTCCATCCGTCAGCTAAAGCTTTATCCCTCGGAAGCCAATTTTATACTCTGCGAAATCACAGACGGCTGTTCTGCTTCTCAGATTTCAGAGCTTTTGTTAAACCGTTATAACATCTTAGTAAAAGACTTATCCCACAAGTCAGGCATGGAAGGTAGAGAGTTTATACGCATTGCAATCCGCACCAAAGAAGATAATAAGCGGCTGGCTGATGCGCTGAAACATATATTGCGATAA
- a CDS encoding class I SAM-dependent methyltransferase, whose product MNTMETNKETWKQIWTRKGNADSTVTDLLAYDGYEATQVDMEEVAKQVIKRLDIRKEDKVLEVGCGAGALAQYLDCDYVGIDYSPTLVKKHIEILNHSVLTGEAADLPFKDKSFDKVICYGVYLYFDNKDYAKAATEELLRVAKKGVLIGEIPMRSHRDEHLLFVKDDFKGWDLSDGFYDPYRKDRFNAVYMF is encoded by the coding sequence ATGAATACAATGGAAACAAACAAAGAAACCTGGAAACAAATCTGGACCCGTAAGGGCAATGCAGACAGTACCGTAACCGACTTACTTGCCTACGATGGATACGAGGCAACCCAGGTAGATATGGAAGAAGTAGCAAAACAGGTTATAAAAAGACTGGATATCCGTAAGGAGGATAAGGTGTTAGAGGTAGGCTGCGGGGCCGGAGCACTTGCCCAGTACTTAGACTGCGATTATGTGGGCATTGATTACTCCCCCACTCTCGTTAAAAAGCATATTGAGATCCTGAATCACTCAGTCCTTACCGGAGAGGCTGCTGACCTGCCTTTTAAGGATAAATCCTTTGATAAAGTCATCTGTTATGGCGTCTATCTCTATTTTGACAACAAAGATTACGCCAAGGCTGCCACCGAAGAGCTGTTACGAGTGGCTAAAAAAGGTGTGTTAATCGGAGAAATCCCCATGCGTTCCCACAGGGATGAGCATCTGTTATTTGTAAAGGATGATTTTAAAGGCTGGGATCTCAGCGACGGTTTTTATGACCCCTACCGTAAGGACCGCTTCAATGCAGTTTATATGTTTTAG
- a CDS encoding tyrosine-type recombinase/integrase: MPRRGENIYKRKDGRWEGRQQKATGKYQYFYGKSYREVKEKMRLFIENNKLSDNATGSSIPDAVELLKNWLECEAVNRVKPSTYESYYNCLNKYIIPFYLENDCEEITEESVTLFVKEMKEEASISDAYKKKILAVFKTALKEILTNHKDSSSILQAVKLPKTEQKEVEIFTMKEQRSIEWAAINFEDKRALGIILCIYTGIRLGELCALKWSDFDLEAATMSIKRTVTRTKNFKKQENKTLLNVGTPKSRTSIRKIPLPAFLVTIAKDFILAGDKEDYYILSGSNLPIDPRAYQKLYKRVLKKAGVKDRKFHSTRHTFATRALELHVDIKTVSEILGHSNVAITMNVYAHSLMEQKKIAIDKFNDMHLTSMKQHSFAVETSVITA, encoded by the coding sequence ATGCCGCGCAGAGGTGAAAATATATATAAGCGAAAAGACGGGCGCTGGGAAGGCCGACAGCAAAAGGCTACTGGCAAATACCAGTACTTTTACGGAAAAAGTTATCGAGAAGTGAAAGAAAAAATGAGATTATTTATAGAAAATAACAAATTATCAGACAATGCAACAGGAAGTTCTATTCCTGATGCGGTAGAGCTTTTAAAAAACTGGTTGGAATGCGAAGCGGTCAATCGAGTAAAGCCCTCTACCTATGAAAGTTATTATAATTGTTTAAACAAATATATTATTCCATTTTATTTAGAAAATGACTGCGAAGAAATTACAGAAGAATCTGTAACGTTATTCGTAAAAGAAATGAAGGAAGAAGCCTCCATCTCCGATGCTTATAAGAAAAAGATTCTTGCTGTCTTTAAAACAGCATTAAAAGAAATACTTACAAACCACAAAGACTCTTCCAGTATTCTTCAGGCAGTGAAACTACCTAAAACAGAACAAAAAGAGGTAGAGATCTTTACAATGAAAGAACAAAGAAGTATAGAATGGGCAGCCATTAATTTTGAAGATAAACGTGCACTCGGAATCATACTCTGCATATACACCGGCATTCGTCTTGGTGAACTTTGTGCCTTAAAGTGGAGTGATTTCGACTTAGAAGCTGCGACGATGTCCATAAAGCGTACCGTGACTCGTACAAAAAACTTTAAAAAGCAGGAAAACAAAACGTTGCTGAATGTTGGTACTCCAAAGAGCCGGACTTCCATAAGAAAAATACCCCTTCCAGCATTCCTTGTAACCATTGCAAAGGATTTTATCTTAGCTGGAGACAAGGAAGATTATTATATATTATCAGGCAGCAATCTTCCCATTGATCCCAGGGCATACCAGAAGTTATATAAAAGGGTTCTTAAAAAGGCCGGTGTCAAGGACCGGAAATTTCATTCAACCCGACATACCTTTGCTACCAGGGCTCTGGAACTTCACGTGGATATCAAGACTGTTAGCGAAATATTAGGCCATTCTAATGTAGCAATTACCATGAACGTCTATGCGCATTCCCTTATGGAACAGAAAAAAATAGCCATCGATAAGTTTAATGATATGCACCTTACCAGCATGAAGCAACATTCATTCGCCGTCGAAACTTCCGTCATCACTGCATAA